The DNA region CAGGAACTCAACTGGCTTCAGGTTGTACCTTCTGCGTAGCTCCCTCACCTCCCCTCTGCTCTGGGCCAGGTGTATGTGAACTCTGCTATCCCTCTCCTCGGAAACTCCCGAGATCTCGGACATCAGTTCCAGGCTTACCGTGTTGGTTGCATGGGGCGCAAGGGTTGGGACAACAAGATAGCTCCTTCCGTGCCACCTCCTGAAAAACCTGAATCCCTCCTCTGGAGCGGCGTGTGGAAAATCCACGAGATCCATTATCGTGTGCCCCACAAAAGCCCTGATACCTATCTTTTCGGCCGTTTGGGCTATTTCTTCAGCAAAAAAGTAGTGGTCATTTATTGTGGTTGAGCCGTTTGCAAGGGCTTCCGCCATTCCAAGGAGGGCCCAGTTCCGTATTTCCTCTCTGGTCCACTCGCTTTCCATCGGCCAGATTATCTTTTCAAGCCATTCCTGAGTCGGCATGCTTTCACCGAGGCCTCTAAACTTGGCCATCGCCACATGGGTGTGGGCGTTGATCAACCCGGGCATCACAAAGAACCCTTTCCCACCGTAGACCCTCTCAACATCCTCACCAACCCTCCCCGCGGGCACAACTCCGGCTATTTTGTTGCCCTCCACCAAAACGGCGTGATCCGGCAGTACCTTTTCGGCATCGACTATGGTTCCAACCAGGGCCAGCACTCCCCATCACCCTAAGTTGTATTGACAACCCCCTGATTAAACCTTTTGTCGTTTTG from Thermococcus zilligii AN1 includes:
- a CDS encoding amidohydrolase family protein, encoding MLALVGTIVDAEKVLPDHAVLVEGNKIAGVVPAGRVGEDVERVYGGKGFFVMPGLINAHTHVAMAKFRGLGESMPTQEWLEKIIWPMESEWTREEIRNWALLGMAEALANGSTTINDHYFFAEEIAQTAEKIGIRAFVGHTIMDLVDFPHAAPEEGFRFFRRWHGRSYLVVPTLAPHATNTVSLELMSEISGVSEERDSRVHIHLAQSRGEVRELRRRYNLKPVEFLHRAGALNERLIGVHGVYLSENEMKALSSSGSTLVHCPSSNVELEAKTVNLPRLVGLGLNVALGTDSPNPVGSIDMFAEIRCTALFSNLMSRKPRSISAREVLGLATVNGARALGIAAGLIRPGYLADLLLINGRKPWFTPPGNPYSHIVHSARGSDVEAVLVNGEVVYERGYFVRLGKRLEELLP